GATGAAGTGAGCTTAGTCATCAGCGGCGCATACTCAGAAATTTTGAGTTTCTTGCTCATTAGTGGGAGTCCGAGATATCTTATAGGAAGTTTACCAGCTGGGAAACCATAGCGAGCAAGCGCTGCGGTTTCACAATGGTCGACTCCTGCTGTGAAGAGCTCGGTTTTATTACTATTCATGTGTAGACCTTACCAGGAAGCAAAATCATCTAGGAATTCGGAGATTCCATGCAGACTGTTACTAGAGCCATCGAAGAAGATCATAACGTCGTCAGCGAACATTAGGTGGGAGATCCTAAGCTCCTCAGTTCTCGGGTGGTAGCATATGGATTCAGCTTCGTATCGAGACATGAGTAATCTTGACAGACATTCCATGGCAAGGACAAACAGATATGGTGACAACGGGTCGCCTTGCCTCATACCTTTAGAACTTTTGAAGAACCCTCCCATTACTCCATTGATGCTCACCGAGAAAGAGGCTGTGGATAAGCATTCCGAGACCAAACTGATGAAGCTCTCAGGAATGGCCAGAGCCCGCAATGCCGCTAGAATGAAGTCCCAACGCACGGTATCGAACGCTTTTCTTAGGTCTACTTTGAGCATACCACGCGGTGTGACAGATTGGGAATTGTAACCGTTTACAAGGTCCGTCGCCAAGAGCACATTCTCTGCTAATAAGCGCCCAGGGAGGAAGGCCGATTGAGAGTTGGAAACCATAATAGGGAGGATCTCCTTTAGCCTAGAAGCAAGGAGCTTGGATATGACTTTATAGATTGTGTTGAGGCAGGAGATAGGACGAAAGTCTGAGGGGAGGGACGCATTCAACTTCTTAGGAATCAGGACAAGGTTTGCGGCATTCCATTGTTTCAAAAGACAGCCAGAACGGAAGAACTCCAGGATGGCTTCAGTGACCTCCGGTCCAATTACAGGCCAAGAAGCAATAAAAAACTCAGTCGAGTATCCATCCGGTCCCCCTGATTTGTTCTTGGGTAAAGAGAAGAAGGCATTCCGGACTTCCTCTGCTGTGAAAGCTTTATCAAAGCTAGCGACCTGGTTCAAAGCTAGCGACCTGGTCCGCAGAGCATTTAAAGTTGAACAGCAGGTTTAGGTCGCTCTGAGTGAACATTGGTGGAGAAACAGGGCTTCCAAGCAGGTCCGTAAAATAATTAATGCACAGGTTCTGGATGCCTTCTTGAGATTCTATTCTCTCCCTTGTTTCGGACAATAGGAAATGGATGTGATTTTTAGCTTGGCGAGTAGCAGCATATCTGTGAAAAAGACTCGAGTTTCCATCTCCACACGAGAGCCAGCTAATATGTGATCGTTGAAAGAAAAATGTCGTCTCTGCTGTTGATAGAACCTCCCATTCTTGCAATGCTTGTTCCTCAGTGGATGCGTTTGCTGGATTGGGGAGGTAGAGCATAGCTTCCTGCGCTTGTAGAAGCTTTTCATGAGCTTGCGCTGCTTTCTTCTCAATGCCAGAATAGTTCTCTCTGCTGAAGTCCCTGATAACCTATTTCAGGAGTTTCAGCTTACTCGACAGACGGAACATTGTTGAGCCCGTGACGTTGAACGAGAACCAACTAGTGCAGATCATGGCTAGAAACTCAAGTTTCTTGATGATGAAATTGTAGAATTTGAACGATTTCTTCGTTCTCAATCTGTGAGGTTCCAAAGTGATGGTTATAGCCGCATGATCCGAGAAGTCAGGCTTGCCCACAAAAGcaacagaagaagagaagacatTGCTCCATTCGTCGTTCACCATGCTTCTATCTAGCTTCTTTGCCACAGGGGAGAGTTTACGCTTGTTCCACCAAGTGAAAGTGGTCCCCCTGAAATTAAGGTCATCCAAGTTAGCATCCAAAAGACATTGATTAAAATCCCTTATCCTTTTATCACTATTCAGAGTGGGGGGTAATGAGTGCTCCGAAGGGTCTCTTATTTGATTGAAGTCGCCTAAAATCAGCCACAGTTTGGAGTCGAGGCCCTGAGTAGACGCCAACGACGTGATCTCAGACCAGAGAACCGCCCTCTCGTCAGGGTCATTTGACGCGTAGACAGTGGAGATGATGATCCTGATTTGAGGGTTAGTAGGCCAAATCACCTCAGCCGTTATCATTTGTAGTGATTTGGAGATTATAGTTACCAAAAGAGAGGGGTGCCAAACAATCCAGATTTTCGCTAACGGTGAGAAGCTGCAGTTTCCTTCAGCCGACCAACCAGGAAAAATCTGAGTCACAAACTTATTCATCTTGAGCTGCTGCACATGAGTCTCAAGGATTCCGCCAAAAAAAGGTGAGTTTTTCTTATACCATTTCCGTAAGCCGCTGCGGTGGTTATACTTATTTAGCCCGCGCACATtccaacaaaaaatatccgTCGACATATATTAATAGAGTTTGAGGCTCCTGCCCCGGTTTCCTTTCTGGTCCGACTGCTTCAGGCCTGAGAACTTCTTCTTGTTATGTACCACCTGAAAATCACGGTCTCGATCGCTGAATTCACCTTCTTCCAGCTCTGAATCTGAGGTTTCAACATCGGATGAGTCAGATGGCAGGTCAGATTTAGAGGATCCTGAGATATCAGAACCGCTACCGGGTCTAGAGACCTTAAGATATGGAGGCGTTTCACTTCTTTCGCCTACTTCTCTGTCGCCGTCAGTGCCAAGCTTGGAGTGCTTGACAATCTCTGTATGTTGATAGTCCGTGGAGGCGATGGGCAGAGGAGCTTCTGTTCGGGGAGCTTCTGTCTGAGGAAGGATTACTTGATCAGCACGTTTCCAAAACTGCTTACCTCTTGATTTGCTTCTTCTGGTCCTTCTTTTGGTTGGTTCCGGGTTGTTCCTCTGAGGATCCTGAGATTGCTTCTGAGGACAATTTGCCGAAATGTGGGTTAGGGACTTGCACCTCGAGCATGGCTTAGCAGCAACAGAGGAGGGGCATCTCTTGGTTACATGCCCTATCTCTTTACAAGACTCACAGACAGGGGGCATCCATGGGCTTGATACCAAGACTCTACTAATTTCGCCTGAGTCGAACTGCACATTCACTGCTTCGGGAAGAGGTTTCCTTGGATCAATTATCGTGAATACCTTAGCCACTTCCagattagttttatttgttgttGCCGGATGCAGGAATTTGGGATGCCCCACCAGTCCAGCAATCCTTTCCAATCCATCCTCATGGAAGAACTGGAACGGGACTTGTCGAAGTTCGAGCCAGATGGGAGCAGATGTGAGTTCCGGTTTGGTTGGAATAACCCCTGGTTCCCATTTGTCTACAAACATCGTCTGTCCCTCGATCTGCCACAGACATTGCTTTATGACCCTAGCTCTGGTAGCAGCATTCAGAATTTTGAACAGAAAAGCATAACCTTCCATTTTTGAAACCGAGATGTCTCTGTATTGCTTGCTCCATATGCAATTCACGATGTTGTGGATCGTTCCTTGAGATGGCGGATCAGAGTAGAATTGTCCCAGAACAAACGAGTCCCAGGCTTTCCTATTCTTTTCAATAATTTCGTTAGGTATTTTGATACACGCCTCTCCTGTAGGCAGAATGAAAGCTTCTCCCTTCTTCGAGAGACGTTTTCCATAGCCCCTGGCATGGGCGCACCAGTCCTCAGTTGTATCCCTTTGAGGCAAAGGTGCTGGAGATTCTTGCTTAGTATCCTCCTTAGAGGATTGTTTGCCATATTTGTTCACATATTTGCTCTCAAACTGTCGCTAACTACGCAACGATGATTGTTTGCCATATTTGTTCCTCTGATGCTCGTCTACAAGGATAAAGGAGAAAATGGCACACTCCGGTGGCAATGGCTTGATGCAGTGTTctgttttgaaactttttaagatttttaaggTGGTACATACGAGAAAATAAAATCAGCTGTAGCGAATAAAAGCTTTGTGCACTACTGATACACTCGCGCGGGTGCGGTTATCACTTCCGTTATAGTCTCTACTAAGACTACTACTATAGAGTCTAGCATGATATAGTCTCGACCAAGACTACTACTTCCGTTATAACTTTAggtttgttatttattttggccataaaaattaaatttatgaaaatcaaaaaatttgtcTGATTTGAATCAATAGTCATATGATTATGAATACACAGGGTGCAtcaaatcaaatacaaaaatattgattttctcACGTGTAGTAGTCGGTCTCCTACTTTGTAATTAGGGGGGTCAACTGACCCCTatgaaatttacaaaattaaactattagGTTTACATCCAATGTTTTTGCTGTGGTAAATTggtcagatattttttttgactaCCATGTCTTGAGTTATGAAATACGATGTACTAGGATAACACCTGCGACTTGCGcagaataaatttatatataaattatttaaaaaatattttacggaaaaataaatttatattcttgattgaactaatattttggtctttaaataatttttttaattttttgttagttacataatttgtttagtGATGAGCTGAtcctattttttataaaaaaaataggtcaaaaaatcacttaccgcataagaacctaacgtttaggtcgaAAAAATTCGGgtctatttgattacaatgaaactatgtcagcttggtattatatcatgatttagtaatttaaaaattaatcatggttatgagaagtttacgttcacgtgccaatcctatctatcttcaatatttttctctttttcattttggttattgttcactataaatattgattttgaagtttattctcatttcgtttgtttgttttgacctgagatttagaaaatgcttatgatttaaaataattaaagagatacatacttaggttaagatctgcaccttttgcagaataaatattttatatttattttatgtttttcagcatattatgaaataataaaataataagtatatatattaaataactaagaaatcagttactattatttaataaattggtgtgtgcatataaatcaaactatcactcttgtttattcgcagtcattttagggtaaataaatcaaaacaatcaatcttatctattatatattatatataattaaatttaaataatattaacatatatataaatatatagtacacttttaatgtggatatttattaaatgaaatttttactcatatgattttatgattatttgcatatttatgtaacaaaagtttacaccaacgaatttttttttaattgggataatttaaataatttataatcatttaaaaaacaatgaaaatttcaaaattaaaatattagcttttcaatatatgttcaatgcaaatataaaaatataagtatacattttcatacgatgtatagtttaatttaaacgatatgaaatatatatatatctactaaaatcaaattatttcttcatatggtcttataatcaatgtatcttaatatataaaaaaaataaactttgatcataaaagtttatgtgagatttttataagttttattaatttatactcgttttgaaaaattcaaaatacaacatatacaaaaaatctaaatttttatcatatgattaatgtaattatgtaatttattgtaataataaataaaaaatgataaaaagtatacaaattgttatcaaatttttattgtttaaaatcattaattgctatatatatattttaatcacattaggtaattccgtaggttttatttaaggaaagtctGCGAAAGAATAAAGAATTGATATATGCGACCAACTATAGTttgcgaaatattattttgctagaTAGTATAATTTTTAGACTATAGGTTATTTAAGGTGTTttagaattatttgaaatagGATTTAGAAGGCATACACAAGTGCCACATAaaatggagttttttttttttttttaacaaaattcaggttataactttttaaaagatcatcaattaatatataagggatattaTTTCATTCACATTAAATTTGTTTATCGTAAGCATTGATGTTTCTCATATACAGTgaaacatctataaattaataatattgggactacaccaaaactatgattttttattaatttatagaggttattaatttatcgatatactaattgaagcaaaaacttaatttgagattataaaattatattattttatagagtttttagtatatattaatttatagaatattaatttaaagaggttatactgtaaTATATCTTTCTACTTctttgtaacttttatttttgttcaattgAATCTAACTCAAATCGCATTAAAAAGGTTTATTTAACAAgctagaaaatttaaattttaaaccaataagcCTTACAGAGTTGTACAGTGTACTAACAGTTTTGACATCAGAGGTAGTGTACAGTGTACTAACAGTTTTCGGTGTAAAAGTTAAAATTACCCGCAAAAGAAACTGaggtagaaatttttaaaaaaaatcaaaccttgGGGGTTGGGCCtagttgataaaataaataatgggAATCCAATTATGGAACGAATCAAAAGTAACGGGCCTGGATACATTTACAACGGGTCGGATCTGACGAGGAGAGAGGGAACATTCGACATCCGAGAGAAGAAAAAGGTCAGGTCTTGGTGTTCCACCGTCTCCGATCTCAAGTCAAAGTGCAGATCTTCCTTGGTTTCAATTCCACGATTAAATAGAGCTTGAAGAAAGACTAACCCGAGATTCCGAAACAATGGAAGGTGCTGCGGTGGCGGAAGGTCTGTGGGGACTAGCGGATCACCACGAGAAGCTTGGTGACATGGGCAAGACCATAAAATGCTTAGAAGCCATCTGCCAAAGCCAAATCTCTTTCCTTCCTCTCGTTGAAGTCAAGACTCGCCTCCGTGTCTCAGCCCTTCTCCTCCGTTACTCTCACAACGTCAACCACGCCAAGTCCCATCTCGAGCgctctctcctcctcctcaagTCTATTCCTTCCTCCTTCGATCTCAAGTTCCGGACTTTCAGCTTGCTCAGCCACTGTTATCACCTCCTCGCCTCCTTCCCTCCTCAGCGCAACCTCCTCCTCAAGGCTCTCGAGCTCGCTTCCTCTGTCCCTCAGGATGTCTCTGCTTACCTCTGGTCCTGCAACTTCAACTCTCAGCTCGCTAACACCTTCATCATCCAAGCTGATTTCCCTTCTTCTCTCTCCGCTCTCGACTCTGGCTTTCTCTCTGCTTCTCACATCTGTTTCCCTGAGCTTCAGGTAACAtaccctcttcttcttcttcttcatgtgaGTCTCTGTTTGTAATGTTTTTTGTGCTGTAATCAGATGTTCTTCACCGCTTCTATGCTTCACGTTCATATCATGCAATGGACTGATGATTACTCGGTGGAAAAGGCTGTTCAGCGATGTGATGACATCTGGCAGACCATTTCTTCTGACAAGGTATGTTTATGTTACACTGCAAACACCGTTTAGCTTCTGCTTGCAGCTGATTCCTCCTGTCATTTGGTAGACTGAACGATGCCCCGGTTTGTTCTTCTACAACGAGATGCTGCATGTTTTCTACCGCCTCAGGCTCTGTGATTACAAGAACGCCCAGCATCATGTCGACCGCTTAGACCAGGCCATGAATGCTCATTCCCATAAAATGCTGGAGGCTCAGCAGCTTCAGCACGATCTCACTTCGTTGGATCATAGTCTCTCCCGTTACGACCTTCCCTCCAGGGAAAGGGCAGCACTCTCCGACAGACGATCTCAGCTCCAAGATCGCGTAAATGCATTGTCTCCATCTTCTACCACTGCTGCTAACTCTCTGGAGCCTGCCTTCTTTGGCAATATGGACCGTGCGTGGACAGAGAGGCTACTGCTTTCACAATCTCCAATCGATGGAGAGTGGCTACCAAAAAGTGCCATCTatgctttggtccatcttatgGTTGTCATATCGGGACGTCCCAAAGGACTCTTTAAAGAGTGTTCAAAACGCATTGAGTCTGGAATGCACATCATTCAAGGTTATATTTCTATTATCCTGCTTCTATCAGTAAATTAGCATTCTGCTTCTTAGAAACCAACTAAGCAGCTTAGGGGATTTCATACCATGACATGTTGTgcgtttctatatttttatgcaGACGAACTGGTCAAACTTGGAATTACTGACGAAGTTAGAGGTTTAATCTTCAACTCTGTTGAAGCAACGATTCTTAATGTTTGAAGCTCACTTTctgttttttatataatatctcTTGGCAGAAGCTGATTTGCGGCACACAGCTATTTGGATGTCTGGGATATATCTAATGCTACAGATGCAGTTCCTTGAGAATAAAGTGGCTTTGGAACTTACAAGGTCTGAATATGTCGAAGCACAAGAGGTAAAATCATCGGTTCTTTTTTTGCctatatttgtttttgactCCCTTCACCATCACTTTAACAATAAAGATGTACCGATGGTGCAGGCTCTGGTTGAGATGAAAAATTTGTTTACTCGGTTTCCAACGATCTTGCAAGCTTCTGAGTGTGTGATTGAGATGCTCAGGGGGCAATATAGTCACTCTGTCGGTTGCTATAGTGAAGCTGCTTTCCATTCTATCGAAGCATCTAaggtacaagttttttttttttaacctcaTGTCTGTGCCTAGTTAAATATTGATTCAACATATTTTCCTGTATGCTCCTGATAGTGCTGTCTTATTATATGCAAATGTAATTTTACAGCTGACAGAGAGTAAATCGTTGCAAGCTACGTGTCAAGCTTTTGCAGCTGTTTCTTACCTCACAATTGGAGATGCTGATTCATCATCAAAGGTGTTGTGACATTTTTGATGCAGTGAACTAGGTGTTTATACTTGCTTACACCCCTTATGATTTGTGTTTAGGCACTTGATTTGATTGGGCCACTCTATGGAATGACGAATTCACTATCTGGTGTGCGAGAAGAAGCTAGTATTCTCTTTGCTTATGGTCTCCTTTTGATGAAGCAACAAGATCTACAGGAAGCAAGGTATAATATGCTCCCTTGGTTtgctttatttaataaatatgtcAAGTAGGGATATCCTCCTATCCACTAAGATATGATTCATGCTGTAAATGTAATGGTATGATATCAAAATGCAGAAACCGTCTTGCCAAGGGTTTGCAGATAGCGCATACTCATATGAGTAACCTGCAGCTAGTTTCACAGTATTTGACACTTCTGGGAAATCTGGCTCTTTCCTTACACGACACGGTACAAGCCAGAGAGATCCTTCGTTCCTCTCTTACACTTGCGAAGAAACTCTCTGATATCCCAACTCAGCTATGGGTTCTATCCAGCTTCACaggttttttattattattagtgtttttttcttaatacagaattgagttttaaagatccTAATCTCTGAGCAAAAACATTCTAATTTTGTTGTCACAGCTCTATATCAGCAGTTGGGTGAGAAAGGGAGCGAGATGGAGAACGAAGAACACAGGAAGAAGAAATGGGATGAGATGCAGAGTAGACTAGCTGAAGCGCGTGGATCCATCCATCACATTGAACTAGTGAGTGAAGAACCAAATGGTTCTctcttttatttgttatttagatctTTGAGCTTGACACAATCCTGCTTACAGGTGGAGAAAGCTAGGCTAGAGATGCATAAGGTGGAGGGTGCACAAGAACAGGCTGAAGTAACTTACGGGATGCAAGCGAGTCTGGACATTCCAGAGTCTGTGGGTATAGAAGGTCCGTCACCGGCTCAGTACTCGTCGAGGCTTGTAGGTTTAGACACGGGAAAAAGATGGGGAAAACGAAGGGTATGACCTTCAACGCAGGAGCGTTGAGTTGTTGTATGTAAGCTGTGTAAGATGTGTTGATTATAATTCTGTTATAAGTATTGCTAAGTATTATTTGGGAGTTAGATTGTAGAATATTGAAACATTAATAGAAGGCAGCTAAAATGCCTTCGTTTACGGGTGTGTGGCAAGTCGGAAACCTGAAATTAGGTTATCTCTGTTTCCGACAGCAAGATGGATCTGTTTGACtggatataaattaatttaaaccagTGTTTGGTCTAATAACCTATTTTTgtattgaattattaaattatagttatactccctctgattttttttaaaaaaaatatcattcaatatatttttttttctttctacacaagaaatatcattttagaattgtaatataaatatttgtataaataattttatttatctcagatatttttttatcaaattataattactaaaatataaatgcatTTCAATCGCTTtattaatttgtgtgaaaaatgACAAAGTaacacttttaaaataaatgaattttttttatctattatacaaaaattatcgTTTAAATTTAGACATATACATTTCACTTACATTAGATCACATGTGActtacataaaaacatatatgtttcATTATATTTACATTAGGGATTgttgcaaaattgactcaaattttaaagtcaaatgcaaaactaagtaatattttttaaaaaaacttccaTTTATTCTATTCACCCAAAACTTCGgattattcaaaaaaatgttatttattattttatttttttcgaaaatgctTGTTTTACTCAATCattcttatcttcttcttttattcattatcatcaatacaccaaccaccgtGAACAACCAATTTCAAGCTCTAAATGCACTTAAAGTGCATCTACATCttcatattcttattttttacaCACACAAACTATTTTCCTTTCACTTCCTCTCTGATTTCATCCCAAAATCCCaacttttatttcaaaatttataaacttactAGAGTTATTCAAGTTCATGATTCTTGGACGAGTGggtaattttcattaaaaacttaTGTGTACTTGGAGAAGTTAAACATGAACCCCACTAAATCTAAGaaagatttttgaaaattttccagatctgttcgctaattgactttcgtgtaagtcttCTCCAACGAAAATACTTATATGGAaatcttctggtcaatgcaaaTGTTAGATTTGTAAttgattttttgtgtgttttttaaagacgacttcctggaagtctttcaacttttctttgttaacaaacAAATCTCGAAAATACCAAAAAAGACTTACCGGAAAgccttctcggataaacatgttcgttttgcaattgaccgaattgtgtcagaaatttaactttctctagaagacttacatggaagtcttatCTACATaagacttccatggaagtcgtTTCAACTATCGGTGGAAGTCGTCTCAACTGTCAGTGAAAATCTTCTTATTGTCGCTGAAAGTCGTCGTACTttacttttgcaattaaaaGGTATCTTATGTTAAGTAATTATGTTGATTATCTGGGCTCAAGTCGGCCTCGAACAAGTCAGCCTGTCTTTTCGtgtcgctgtcgatcgatgacaaaTTGTCTTTGTCGATCGACAATCTATCTGAATGTTGACTCTAGCTG
This Brassica oleracea var. oleracea cultivar TO1000 unplaced genomic scaffold, BOL UnpScaffold00626, whole genome shotgun sequence DNA region includes the following protein-coding sequences:
- the LOC106319811 gene encoding uncharacterized protein LOC106319811, yielding MEGYAFLFKILNAATRARVIKQCLWQIEGQTMFVDKWEPGVIPTKPELTSAPIWLELRQVPFQFFHEDGLERIAGLVGHPKFLHPATTNKTNLEVAKVFTIIDPRKPLPEAVNVQFDSGEISRVLVSSPWMPPVCESCKEIGHVTKRCPSSVAAKPCSRCKSLTHISANCPQKQSQDPQRNNPEPTKRRTRRSKSRGKQFWKRADQVILPQTEAPRTEAPLPIASTDYQHTEIVKHSKLGTDGDREVGERSETPPYLKVSRPGSGSDISGSSKSDLPSDSSDVETSDSELEEGEFSDRDRDFQVVHNKKKFSGLKQSDQKGNRGRSLKLY
- the LOC106319813 gene encoding uncharacterized protein LOC106319813, with the protein product MEGAAVAEGLWGLADHHEKLGDMGKTIKCLEAICQSQISFLPLVEVKTRLRVSALLLRYSHNVNHAKSHLERSLLLLKSIPSSFDLKFRTFSLLSHCYHLLASFPPQRNLLLKALELASSVPQDVSAYLWSCNFNSQLANTFIIQADFPSSLSALDSGFLSASHICFPELQMFFTASMLHVHIMQWTDDYSVEKAVQRCDDIWQTISSDKTERCPGLFFYNEMLHVFYRLRLCDYKNAQHHVDRLDQAMNAHSHKMLEAQQLQHDLTSLDHSLSRYDLPSRERAALSDRRSQLQDRVNALSPSSTTAANSLEPAFFGNMDRAWTERLLLSQSPIDGEWLPKSAIYALVHLMVVISGRPKGLFKECSKRIESGMHIIQDELVKLGITDEVREADLRHTAIWMSGIYLMLQMQFLENKVALELTRSEYVEAQEALVEMKNLFTRFPTILQASECVIEMLRGQYSHSVGCYSEAAFHSIEASKLTESKSLQATCQAFAAVSYLTIGDADSSSKALDLIGPLYGMTNSLSGVREEASILFAYGLLLMKQQDLQEARNRLAKGLQIAHTHMSNLQLVSQYLTLLGNLALSLHDTVQAREILRSSLTLAKKLSDIPTQLWVLSSFTALYQQLGEKGSEMENEEHRKKKWDEMQSRLAEARGSIHHIELVEKARLEMHKVEGAQEQAEVTYGMQASLDIPESVGIEGPSPAQYSSRLVGLDTGKRWGKRRV